One Isoptericola dokdonensis DS-3 genomic window, GGCAGCAGGGTCGGCACCCGGCGGACGGTCGGCTGGCAGGGCTTCCTCGACCTCGCCGCCGAGCGCGGCGGCGTGGACGGCTCGCAGGTGTACCGCACGTGGGTCCTCACCCCGAAGCAGGCGAGGACGCTCGACGCGCGCGCCGACGCCCGCGACGCGTACGCGGCGTTCGACGAGTCCGACGGCGACTGGCAGGTCCCCGCCGGGCTGCGCGCCCACATGACCGACTGGGACTTCGCGGACGCGACGGAGGACCTGACCGTCCTCGGCCCGGTCGCCGAGCAGGCCGTGGCCGTGCAGGCCGCGTCCGCGGCGTCGGGCCTGGCCGTGCCGGACACGGTGCGCGGCGCGTACGAGCGGGCCCGGGACGCCGACGACTACGCCGAGGTCGCGGACCTCCTGCCGCGGGCCGCGACGGTCCTGACCGCCGTGGGCGCGGTCTCCGACGACGTGGCGGCCGAGTCCGACCCCGTCACCGAGCTGGGGGAGCGGCTGCTCGACGCCGAGGGCTCCGCCACCGGGGCACGGGCGGCGCTCGCCGACGGCGAGCTCGACCTGGCGGCGGCGCGCGCCGACGACGCCGAGACCCGGGCGGACCGGGCCACGCTGGTCGGGGCGGGGGTCGTCGCGGGGGTCCTGCTGGTCCTCGCGCTGCTCGTGCTGGTCCCCGTGCTGCTCGTGCGGCGACGTCGGCGGCGCCGGGCGGAGGCGGACGCCACGGACGGCACGGACGGCGCGCCGGCCGGGACCGCACCCGCCCCCGGGGCGCCGGAGGGCGACGACGCCACGCCGGCCGGGCAGCCGACCGGGCAGGAGGACCGCCCCGCGCGCACCGGCGCCGAGGCGTAGCGTGGACGCATGGGCCCCGACGTCGTGCGCGTCGTCCTCGTGGACGACCACGAGGTGGTCCGGCGCGGGGTGGCCGACCTCCTGGAGGCCGAGCCCGACATCGAGGTCGTGGGGGAGGCAGGCTCGGTCGCGGAGGCCCTCGCCCGCGTCCCGGCCCTGCGGCCCGACGTGGCGGTGCTGGACGTCCGGCTGCCCGACGGCGACGGCGTGGGGCTGTGCCGGGAGCTGCGGTCCCGCACGGACGTCGCCTGCCTCGTGCTGACGTCGTTCGACGACGACGAGGCGCTGTTCGACGCGATCCTCGCGGGGGCCGCCGGGTACGTGCTCAAGCAGGTGCGCGGCACCGACCTCGTCGCGGCGATCCGCACGGTCGCCGCGGGCGGCTCCACGCTGGACCCGCGGGCGGCTGGTCTCGTCATGGAGCGGCTGCGGGCGCAGGAGCACCCGGACGCGGACCCGCTGGCCGACCTCACCGAGCAGGAGCGCCGCGTGCTGGCGCTGGTGGGGCAGGGCCTGACGAACCGGCAGATCGGCGAGCGGCTGTTCCTCGCGGAGAAGACGGTGAAGAACTACGTGTCGCACGTGCTGGCGAAGCTGGGCGTGGAGCGGCGGGTGCAGGCCGCGGTGCTGGCGGCACGCCTCGAGCAGCGGTCCTGACGCCCCTCACCGCGGCAGCGGCACCGCCCAGCGCAGCCGCGTCCCGGGCGTGCGCGACCGCGTGGTGAACGTGCCGCCCAGCTCGACGGCGCGCCGCTCCAGGTTCGCCAGGCCGCTGCGCGGCGCGTCCGGCGGGAGGCCGACGCCGTCGTCGTCGACGACGAGCACCACGGCGTCCCCGACGGCCAGGTGGACGTCGACGTGGCCGGCCCCGGCGTGCCGGGCCGCGTTCGACAGCGACTCCCGCAGCACCGCCACGAGATGGTCGGCGACCGGCGGCGGCACGAGCGTGTCGACGGTGCCCGTCATCCGCAGGGACGGAGCGAACCCGAGCGGGCCGGCCGCGGCCTCGACCTCCGCCAGGAGCCGGGCCCGCACCCCCACCGTGCGGGACCCGCCGAGAGCGGGGGACAGCCCGCGGATCGTGGTGCGCACGAGCGCGATCGTCTCGTCGATCTCCTCGACGGCCGCCGACACCCGTGCGGCGTCCTCCGGGCGGTCCTGCAGGCGTCGGCCGACCACCTGGAGCGACAGCCCGGTCGCGTACAGCCGCTGGACGGCGAGGTCGTGCAGGTCGCGGGCGATGCGGTCGCGGTCCCGCAGGACGGCGAGCCGCTCGGCGTCGTCGCGCCGCTCCGCGAGCTCCAGGGCGACGGCGGCGTGCCCCGCGAACGCGACCAGCGCGTCCACCACCACCGCCGGGAACGCCGGGGTGCCGCGTCGTCGGCCCACCAGCAGCACGCCCGCCGTCCGCCCCGGGCCGCCGAGGGGGAGGGCGGCCAGCGGCCCCACGACCTCCGGGGGGTGTGCCGTGAGCGTGCCCAGGGTCGCCGTCGCGGCGTCGGCGGTGACGACCGGCCGTCCGGTCGAGCAGGCCTCGGCCGCGAACGTCCCCCGCGCGGGGAGCACCGTCCCGACGAGGCCGTCCGTGCCCGGACCCAGCGCGGACCGCACCCGCAGGTGGTCGGGTGCCGCGTCCGTCGCCGTGGCGAGCACCGCGACGTCGGCCTCCGCGACGCGCAGCGCCTGCTCCGCGACGACGTCGAGCACGGTGCCCGGGTCGTGGCCGGCCAGCACCCGGCGGGAGATCGCGTCGTCGCCGACCGCCCACCGTTCGCGCAGACGGGCCTCGTCGTACAGGCGGGCGTTCTCCACCGCGACGCTCGCCGCGGCGGCCAGGCCCTCGACCAGCCGTTCGTCGTTCGCGGTGAACGGCTCGCCCGTCCGCTTCTGGGTGAGGTAGAGGTTGCCGAACGGCTCGCCGTGGACGTGCAGCGGCACCCCGAGGAAGGACCGCATCGGCGGGTGGTGCGCCGGGAAGCCGGTCGCCCGCGGGTCCGCCGTGAGGTCGTCGAGGCGCAGCGGCACCGGGTGGGCGACCAGCTCGCCCAGCAGTCCCCGACCGCGTGGCGGCGGGCCGATCCGTGCCGCCTGCTCGGCGTCCATGCCCTCGGTGATGAACTCGGCGATCCGGCCGTCGTCGCCGAGGACCCCCAGGGCCGCGTAGCGGGCGCCGGTCACGTCCGCGGCCGCCCGCACGAGCCGGCGCAGCGTCGTGGGCAGGTCGAGCCCGCGACCGATCGACAGCACCGCCCCGAGCAGCACGCCGTCGGTCATGCTCCCACGGTAGCGATCCGGTGTCCCCGATGCCCGGTCCGGGACCATCGGTCGCGGGGTCGATGACCAGCGGCACTGCCGCCCCGGCGCCGCGGGTGCGGTACTGGGAGGAGGACGAAGGAGGACGTCATGAACACACGTCGTGCCGTGGTCGTCGGGGTCGACGGCTCCTCGGCGAGCGACCAGGCTCTCGACTGGGCCGCGGCGGAGACCGTCCGCCGCGCCGCGTGGCTGACCGTCGTGAGCGCCTATGAGCTGGTGAACGCCCCCGGACCGGCGGAGTTCGGGGTCGGGCTCGAGGACCTGCACCGGGCTGCGCAGGCCAACGTCTGGCGCGCCATGTCACGGCTCGACGGCGCACGGGAGCGCGGCTGCCTCGTCCCCGACGCCGCCGACGTCACCGGCGAGGTCGTGCACGGCCACCCTGCGGGGAGCCTCGTCGACCTGTCGGCCACGAGCGACCTCGTGGTGGTCGGCCGACGTGGCCTGAACGGGTTCGCCCGGCTCGTGCTGGGCTCGGTGTCGGCGGCCGTGAGCGCGCAGGCGCGCGGCCCGGTCGCCGTGGTCCCGGACGACCCGGTCGCGGCCCGGTCCCGCTGCCCGGCGGACGAGGTCGGCCCCGTGTGGCGGGTCGTCGCCGCGGTCGACTTCGACGACCACCTCGGCCGGGTCCTCGGCCAGGCGTTCGAGGAGGCGCGCCACGCGCAGGTGCCCCTGCTCGTGGTCCACGCGCTGGACCGCGAGCGCAGCCCCGTCGAGCACGCCTACGAGGCCCAGTGGGTGCGCGGCTACCGGGACGAGGCCGTCGCCGCCCTGCACGACGAGCTGGTCCGCTGGCAGGACAAGTACCCGCGGGTCGCGTGGACGACGACGGTCGAGCGCGGACGGCCTGTGGACCTGCTGGCCGCCACCGTGCAGCGGCGCGACCTGCTCGTCGTCGGCGGGCGGCCGCACGCGCCGATCACGGGACGCATCCTGCGCTCCGTGGCCGACCGGATCGGCCGCGACGTGGGCTGCCCGGTGGTGATCGCGCACCACCAGCCCTGAGGGCCTGCGGTCAGGCGGGGTCGTCCGACAGCACGCGCTGGAACAGGACGTGGTCCTGCCAGCGGCCCGCGATGTGCAGGTACTGCGGGGCGAGGCCGATCCGCACGAACCCGGTGCGGGCCAGGACCGCCTGGGAGGCGTGGTTGTGCAGCAGCGTCGCTGCCTGGAGCCGGTGCAGCCCGAGGACGTCGCGGGCGTGCGCGGCGCCGGCCTGCACGGCGGCGGTCATGACGCCGTGGCCGGTGAGGTCCGACGCCAGCCAGTAGCCGACGTGGGCGGACCGGGCGGCGCCCCGCTCGATGCCGGTGAGGTTCAGCCGACCGACGATCGCGTCGTCGCGGACGAGCACGAGCGGCACCGCGCGGCCCGCACCGTGCTCGAGCAGCAGCACCGGGATGCGCGCCGTGTGGTACCCCGCCTCGTGGAACGCCGCCGGGCGAGCCGGCTCCCAGGGCTCGAGGTGGTCGCGGTCGCGGTCGTAGGCCGCGGCGAGCGCAGGCCCGTCGCCAGGGTGCAGGAGCCGCAGCACCACACCGGCGGGCAGCTCGACCGGGGTGACGGCGGGCTGCTCAGGCATCCTCGGAGCGCAGCCGCGGCTCGGTGCGCAGGGCGGGGCGCAGCCCGGCCTTGTCGGCGTAGAAGGCGCGGACCCGGTCCATGTCGGCGCGGACGTCGCCGGTGAGCCGCAGGGTGGGCCCGAGGCCGGTCGTCATGGTGGTGCGGTCGACGTAGCCGAGCGTGACGGGCAGGTCGGCCTCACGGGCGATGCGGTAGAAGCCCGACTTCCAGCCGTCGCCGGACCGGGTGCCCTCGGGGGTGACGACGAGGTGGAAGACCTCGCCCCCGCGGACACGCCCGAGCACCTCGGTGACGACCCCGCTGGGGTCGCGACGGTCGACGGGGATGCCGCCGAGCGCCCGCATGACCGGACCCTTCCACCCGGCGAACAGCGTGTGCTTGCCCAGCCAGCGCGCGTCGATGCCGAGCTTCCACGCGATGGCGAGCATGAGCACGAAGTCCCAGTTGGACGTGTGCGGGGCGCCGATGAGGAGGCCCGCCTCGGCGGGGGCCGGCTCGGAGCGGAGCCGCCAGCGGCTCAGCCGCCAGTAGAGGCCCGCGGCGGTGCGGCGGAAGGGGGAGGACACGGCTGAATCGTACGGCGGGGCAGGGGATTCTCACGCATCAGGCGCCTCCCGCGTGAGGAACGACGGCGTCCCCACGGACAGCGCCGCGGCTCCTCAGGCATCGGTGCGTGATGCCTGAGGAACCGCGGCGCGGGTCCGGCGTTCCTGCGGGGCTCACCGGGGAGGCCGGGTCACCTCCCGCAGCGGACGGGCTCGTAGCCCGCCTCGTACCGCGTCGTCACCGCGAGGGTGCCCACGGTGCCGGTCGCGACGACGTCCGCGACGCCGCCGGTGCGCAGGCGGGCGGCGCCCGTGTCGAACAGCCGGTACGCGCCCTGGCCCGGGGCGACGTCCTCGACCGTGACCGTGCCCCACGGCGACGTCAGGGTGACGTCGGCGGTGTGCTCGCCGGTGTTGCGGGCGTGGACCGCGACCATGGCGCGGTCGTCCACGCACTGCGAGCGGGCGTTGACGACCAGGTCGAGGCGGCCGCCCACCTGATAGGTCCGCACCATCGCCTGGGTGACGGCGGAGCCGTCCGCGGCGGTCATCGTCGTGCGCAGGTGCACGAAGCTCCCCACGGGGGCGTCGGTCGGCACGTCGGCCGTCCAGGTGCCGTCGGCGCCGCGGGTGACGGCGACGTCGGTCCAGGTCGGGACCGCCGCGACGGTGGTCTGGTCGCCGACGGCGTACTGCAGGGTGACGGCGTCGAGGTCGACCCGCTCCTTCGTGGCGTCCGAGGACGCCGCGAGGGTGACGTGCGCGTCGGTGCCGGCCAGGACCCGGTTGGTGAGGTCCATGTCGACGTCCACGGACGGGACCAGCAGCGGCTGCGCCCCCTGGTCCGCCCGACCGGTCGGGAACGTCCAGTCCGTCGTGAAGGCCAGGCCGAGCGTCGTGACCGTGGACGGACGACGCGTGAACGCCGTCTGGACGTGCACCTCCGCGTCCTCCGCCGGCAGTGCGTAGACGCCGCCGACCGCGGGGTTCACCGCGACGTCGTCGACCCACACGCGGCGCAGGGTCGAGTCCTGGTAGGCCAGGCCGGTCGAGTCGTGCCCGGCCGCGTCGCCCCACGTCGACAGCGCCAGGCTGAGCGCGTTGAGGGAACGGGTGGCCAGCGGTCGGTCGTACGTGTTGCTGGTCGCCCCGAGCGGCGTCTTGAACCACGACGTCGGCTCGGTGCTCCCCGGTGCGTAGGTGCGCGGGCCGTCGAACGACGCCGCGCTGGCGATGTTCGAGGTCATGCGGGAGATCGTCGTCCACGCGAAGTCGTCCGACGCCGTGTAGTAGACGGTGCGCTCGGCCGGCGAGGTCACCGGCAGCATCGTGCCGCCGGCGTACACCGACGACGACACGCCCGGCATGGTCAGGGCGAGGTCGAGGTACCAGGTGCGCTGGTCGACACCCTGGGTGTAGAACGCGGTGGGCACGGTCGCGAGGTCGGACGCCTCGACGCGCTGGCGGCCGCCGGGGACCTTGCCGTCGACGACGGTGGCCACGTTGTACATGTACGGGCTGGACGCGACGGCGGTGCCGTCCCACGAGACGGTGGTCCCGCCGCCGGCGACCTCGGCGACGAGCGCCTCGGCGTCGGCGGCCGTGATCGAGGCCATCGGCAGGGTGACCCCGGAGCCGCCGAGGTTGATCCGGCCCACGTTCGTCGACGAGTAGGCGAGCAGGCCGACCGCGCCGCGACCCGCGAGGGCGCGGTCCCAGGCGAGGGTGTTGCCGCCCTGCACGGAGCTGCTCGCGTCGACGACGACGATCCTGCCCTCGACGTCCGCGGCGGCGAGGTTCTCCGCCGTGCCCGGGCCGACGTGGACGACCGGCGCGGAGCCGGTGCCGTCGAACGCGGCGGCGAAGGCGACCGGCAGGTCGTCGAGGGTGCGGCCGCCCGTGGAGGTGAACGTGACCCCCGGTGCGACGAGGCGCGCGGTGGCCTCGAACGTGTAGCGGTCGTCGACCCGTCCACCCGAGGTGTACAGGCCCTTGACGTAGGACGGCACGGTGGTGAGGACACCGGTGCGGCGCGAGCCCTCGTCACCGAGGGCGTACGTGTAGCCGATCGAGTAGCCCTGCGCCTCGGTGGGCCGGTCCGTCCGCCAGGAGAGCTCGCGGGCGTCCCGGGCGTCGAGCGCCACGGTGGTGTCGCCGTCGACCGTCACGGTCTCGTGCACGAGCGACACGGAGGCGACCTGACCCTGGTTGCCGGGCGCGTCCCGCGTGAGGAGGGTGCCCGCGATCTCGTAGGTGCCGTGCGGCAGCGTGAGCGCCACCTCGCCGGAGCCGACGCCGTAGCGGTAGTCGCGGCCACGCTCGACGTCGATCACCTGGAAGGACGAGTTCGAGTCCGGCGCCTGACCGAACCGGTCCGTGAGGGACACGACGACGGATGCCGTCGGGCCCTCCATGAGGACGGAGAACGGCACGGTGACGCGGGTGTCGCCGGCGGTGCCCACGAGGCGCGCCGTGACGGTGCCGTAGTCG contains:
- a CDS encoding response regulator is translated as MGPDVVRVVLVDDHEVVRRGVADLLEAEPDIEVVGEAGSVAEALARVPALRPDVAVLDVRLPDGDGVGLCRELRSRTDVACLVLTSFDDDEALFDAILAGAAGYVLKQVRGTDLVAAIRTVAAGGSTLDPRAAGLVMERLRAQEHPDADPLADLTEQERRVLALVGQGLTNRQIGERLFLAEKTVKNYVSHVLAKLGVERRVQAAVLAARLEQRS
- a CDS encoding GAF domain-containing sensor histidine kinase, translating into MTDGVLLGAVLSIGRGLDLPTTLRRLVRAAADVTGARYAALGVLGDDGRIAEFITEGMDAEQAARIGPPPRGRGLLGELVAHPVPLRLDDLTADPRATGFPAHHPPMRSFLGVPLHVHGEPFGNLYLTQKRTGEPFTANDERLVEGLAAAASVAVENARLYDEARLRERWAVGDDAISRRVLAGHDPGTVLDVVAEQALRVAEADVAVLATATDAAPDHLRVRSALGPGTDGLVGTVLPARGTFAAEACSTGRPVVTADAATATLGTLTAHPPEVVGPLAALPLGGPGRTAGVLLVGRRRGTPAFPAVVVDALVAFAGHAAVALELAERRDDAERLAVLRDRDRIARDLHDLAVQRLYATGLSLQVVGRRLQDRPEDAARVSAAVEEIDETIALVRTTIRGLSPALGGSRTVGVRARLLAEVEAAAGPLGFAPSLRMTGTVDTLVPPPVADHLVAVLRESLSNAARHAGAGHVDVHLAVGDAVVLVVDDDGVGLPPDAPRSGLANLERRAVELGGTFTTRSRTPGTRLRWAVPLPR
- a CDS encoding universal stress protein yields the protein MNTRRAVVVGVDGSSASDQALDWAAAETVRRAAWLTVVSAYELVNAPGPAEFGVGLEDLHRAAQANVWRAMSRLDGARERGCLVPDAADVTGEVVHGHPAGSLVDLSATSDLVVVGRRGLNGFARLVLGSVSAAVSAQARGPVAVVPDDPVAARSRCPADEVGPVWRVVAAVDFDDHLGRVLGQAFEEARHAQVPLLVVHALDRERSPVEHAYEAQWVRGYRDEAVAALHDELVRWQDKYPRVAWTTTVERGRPVDLLAATVQRRDLLVVGGRPHAPITGRILRSVADRIGRDVGCPVVIAHHQP
- a CDS encoding GNAT family N-acetyltransferase, coding for MPEQPAVTPVELPAGVVLRLLHPGDGPALAAAYDRDRDHLEPWEPARPAAFHEAGYHTARIPVLLLEHGAGRAVPLVLVRDDAIVGRLNLTGIERGAARSAHVGYWLASDLTGHGVMTAAVQAGAAHARDVLGLHRLQAATLLHNHASQAVLARTGFVRIGLAPQYLHIAGRWQDHVLFQRVLSDDPA
- a CDS encoding 1-acyl-sn-glycerol-3-phosphate acyltransferase, which gives rise to MSSPFRRTAAGLYWRLSRWRLRSEPAPAEAGLLIGAPHTSNWDFVLMLAIAWKLGIDARWLGKHTLFAGWKGPVMRALGGIPVDRRDPSGVVTEVLGRVRGGEVFHLVVTPEGTRSGDGWKSGFYRIAREADLPVTLGYVDRTTMTTGLGPTLRLTGDVRADMDRVRAFYADKAGLRPALRTEPRLRSEDA
- a CDS encoding S8 family serine peptidase, translating into MIQHARVRRTAATIAASALLATTAATAVAGTATADDLPPADPTSTVEAASSWATFTLVTGDVVEARIDAAGDVAEVRLVSEDVDPVYSTWVRDGRTYLVPSVAQPLVDDGSLDLALFDITGLWEDGYDDASTDALPIIVEYADGARARSQARGTMTTVEIDAIDAAAVSVDKDRAAAAWSALEPGSAARSSAGVEKIWLDAKVRATAVDDLAPTVPLTGAGAAHELGLDGEGVTVAVLDSGYDAAHVDLTGQVADSRSFVTYGGTTVQDANGHGTHVAGSVAGTGAASDGTYAGVAPGADLLVGKVLGDDGSGQSSWILAGMQWAVDAGADVVSMSLGNSAATSCSGPDVDLVQALSDEALFVVAAGNEGLHGQVSTPGCAPAALTVSAVDRDDATASFSSRGPSVGGTAAKPDIASQGVDVVSARTGGGTDMPYVAFSGTSMATPHVAGGAAIVLQAHPEYTPAQVKAALTSAVKASDAPPLDQGAGPMDVGRAVTQDVTGAPGTELASFGYPQADLAPRTRAVRLSNSSDEDVTLDLTVDGFGQDGSSVPRRMFTVGLKKNRVVVPAGGTADVPVTIDPTVPLQADDYGTVTARLVGTAGDTRVTVPFSVLMEGPTASVVVSLTDRFGQAPDSNSSFQVIDVERGRDYRYGVGSGEVALTLPHGTYEIAGTLLTRDAPGNQGQVASVSLVHETVTVDGDTTVALDARDARELSWRTDRPTEAQGYSIGYTYALGDEGSRRTGVLTTVPSYVKGLYTSGGRVDDRYTFEATARLVAPGVTFTSTGGRTLDDLPVAFAAAFDGTGSAPVVHVGPGTAENLAAADVEGRIVVVDASSSVQGGNTLAWDRALAGRGAVGLLAYSSTNVGRINLGGSGVTLPMASITAADAEALVAEVAGGGTTVSWDGTAVASSPYMYNVATVVDGKVPGGRQRVEASDLATVPTAFYTQGVDQRTWYLDLALTMPGVSSSVYAGGTMLPVTSPAERTVYYTASDDFAWTTISRMTSNIASAASFDGPRTYAPGSTEPTSWFKTPLGATSNTYDRPLATRSLNALSLALSTWGDAAGHDSTGLAYQDSTLRRVWVDDVAVNPAVGGVYALPAEDAEVHVQTAFTRRPSTVTTLGLAFTTDWTFPTGRADQGAQPLLVPSVDVDMDLTNRVLAGTDAHVTLAASSDATKERVDLDAVTLQYAVGDQTTVAAVPTWTDVAVTRGADGTWTADVPTDAPVGSFVHLRTTMTAADGSAVTQAMVRTYQVGGRLDLVVNARSQCVDDRAMVAVHARNTGEHTADVTLTSPWGTVTVEDVAPGQGAYRLFDTGAARLRTGGVADVVATGTVGTLAVTTRYEAGYEPVRCGR